In the genome of Vicinamibacteria bacterium, the window CTCGCGCACCCACCTCGATTCCCTCGAGGTCGTCGTCGCCGACAACGCGTCCGACGATGGAAGCCGCGAGATGCTGGCCGAGCTCTTCGCTGCCCGAATCCGGTTGATTCCCTGCGAGGCGAATCTGGGTTTCGGGCGAGCGAGCAACCTCGGTTGGCGCCAGGCGAAGAGCTCTCTCGTGCTTTTTCTCAACCCGGATGCGATCGTGGGAGAGAGAGCCCTCGATCGTATGGTATCGGTCCTTCACCAGCGACCCGAGGTGGGTGTGGTCGGCCCACTTCTACGCTACGAGGACGGCGCGGTGCAGATGTCCGCTGGACAAATGATGAGCCTCGCGGCCGAGATCGGACAAAAGGCGTGGAACCGAGGCTACGCGCGTGGCCGCGGGCCGCTCAAGAAGGCAGTCGAGAGGATGTACTCTCGCGAACGTTTCGTCGATTGGGTGAGCGGTGCTTGTCTCATGACTCGACGCGATCTGCTCGAGACCACCGGAGGTTTCGACGAGACCTTCTTCCTCTACGCAGAAGATGTAGACCTGTGCGCCCGCATTCGCGCTACCGGGGCCAGGGTTCTCTTCACGCCGCGAGCCGAGGTGGTACATCTCGTCGGCCGCTCGGTGGCGAAAGACCGAAGCCGGGCGATTTTCGAAGCACAACGCAGCCGACTGTACTTCTACGACAAGCACCACGGAGGACTCCAGGCTGCTCTGCTCCGAGTGTACCTTGCGATGAAATCCGTCGTCGCTTTCCTCTTGTGGCCGCGCGATCGCGACGCTCATCGGAACGTGCTTCGTCTCATACTGTCTGGGGTCGACCGTTAGCCCCGAAACCATGTGCGTGAACGAAGTCCGCGGGAATCAAACGACCCGAGCTCGTTTCCGGCAACGGAGCATCCGAGAACGGTGAAGATCACTCTCGCCACTCCATCCTCTCCGCGCCCCGGAGTCGTGACGGGAAACGAAGTGACCGCCGCGAGATGGGCTTCGATCTTCACCGATCTCGGCCATTCAGTCGTGAGCTCGCCCGACGAGGCCGATCTTCTCGTTGCCCTCCACGCGAGAAGGAGCGCACCCGCCGTTCGTGCGTTTCACGACCGTCCCGTCATCGTCGCATTGACTGGCACCGATCTGTATCAGGATCTTCCCGGTGACGAGGACGCGCGCGAGTCCCTGAGACGTGCGAGTCGGGTCGTCGTCCTCCAGCCGGGCGCCCTGGACGTACTCGACGCGCCCACGCGAATGAAGACCGTGGTGATCTACCAGTCCGCCCGACCGCTGCACGGAGTCGCCAAGGTCGAGGACGCGTTCCAGGTCTGCCTCATCGCCCATCTCAGAGAAGTAAAAGATCCGTTTGTCGCTGCCGAAGCGACCCGGCGTCTTCCGGCAGACTCGCGCCTTCGTCTGGTTCACGCCGGCGCGGCGTTCTCGGAACCGATGCGCCTCCGAGCGAGCGAGCTGGTCACACTGAACCCGCGGTACCTCTGGCTCGGAGGCATCGGGCACCTGGAGTCGCGCCGCGTCATCGCTCGAAGCCACCTGATGCTCCTGACATCCCGGTTCGAAGGGGGCGCAAACGCCCTCTCCGAGGCTCTTGCCGCGGACGTCCCCATCGTCGCCTGTCGCGCCCCCGGTGTGGAGGGGCTTCTCGGTGGTAGCTACCCCGGACTGTTCGGGTCGGGTGAAATCGATGAGCTGGTGCGCCTTTTGATATCGGCGGAGCAGGACGCGGGATTCCGCACCGATCTCGAGAACGCCTGCCGGTCGCTTGCCACCCTCGTCGACCCCGCGCTCGAGAAGAGCGCCTGGGCTCAGCTCCTCGCCGGCGTGAGCGGAAGCGGCGCGACCTTCGGTTGACCGAGTCGCGACGAACGACCCTGGCTTTAGGCGTGGTCCCTCCCAAAGCAACGTGCGCCGTACGTCTGGTCGCGGCCTTCTATCAGCTAGCGGAACACCTCGGAGTAGAGCCGGTACAGGTTTGCGCCCAGGATCTTCTCGATCGCGTCGTCGGAGTAACCCCGGCGGGACAAGCCAGCCACTACGACCTCCATCCGTCGGGGTCCGTTCAGCTCGGAGATGTACAGAGGCCAGTGCTCGGGCTGGAACTGGGGGCCCTCTTCCTCCTGTAACTGGCGAATCTCTTCCGACGTGTCCTCGATGACACGATGGTCACGGTCGCTGCCGATGCACACGTGGTCGATTCCGGCGATGGTTACCGCGTGGTCGATGTGATCGAAGTAGGCACCAAGGTTCTCGGTGGTCGCCGTCGTCAGAAAAGGTCTTATCTGGCAGATTCCCACCAGGCCACCCTTGTCCGCCAAACGGCGAAGGTTCTCGTCGGTCGTGTTTCGAACGTGATGATGCACCGACTCGCAAGCGGTGTGGGAGACGATGATCGGCTGCTTGGAGATTTCGATGGCATCGGCCATGGTGGCCATCGATGCGTGTGACGCATCGATGAGCATTCCCCGAGCGTTCATCCGCTCGATCAGCTCGATGCCAAACGTCGTGATACCCCGGTTATCGCGTTCCCGACAGCCCGAGCCCACGTAGTTCTGATAATTGTACGTGAGCTGGATGCTCCTCACCCCGAGGTCGTGGAAGTGGTCCACACGGTCGAGATCCTTCTGCAACGGTGTGGAATTCTGAAACTGATAGAAAATGGCGAGCCGCCCTCGTTCGACGGCACGATCCACATCCTCCACCGAAGTCGCCTTCGAGAGATAGTCGGAGTGCTCGTGGATGTGGCGTTCATAGGCTTCGATGGCCTGGAGAGCCTCGTCGAAGGCCGTCTCCCCGTATGTCTTGGGATCGGAAAGCGTCACCGTTACCGAGCTCGTGCCGCTGGCAAGGATCTCCGCGATCAGCTTCATCGGATGGGTGAGCCGGATCTCCCCGAGTGCATCGAGAATCATCTTCTCTTTAGATTACTCCGCACGCTGGCTTGAAACGACATCCCCGGCGGGAAGCAAGGACGTCGTGAACGGCAAAGCTTCTCTGAGCGATTTCTCACGATGAGCTTGCGACTTTGCCAACTCAGGTCCCTTGCGTTTCTTTGATACTCGAACACATTATCGTTTTCTCTGGATGCAGTTCTAAGTCCTTGAATCCACGAGGCCCCGGGACCCTCGACTGACCTTTGACAAGGATGCCCCAAGACCTTAATATGCGGCTGTCAGACGACAATTCACCGGAAAACTTGCCGTGCCTTCGACGGAACCGCAGTACACCAAGCCCAGGAAGAGCCGGCGCTTGGCACCTCGTCGTTCGGCCACCGCGGCTTTGTATCAGGGCGAGCAGCAATTCGCCTACGGGGTGGTGACGAACGTGTCGGTCTCCGGGGCCTGCATCGTGACCGACGGCTCGCTTTCCCCCGGCATGGACGTCGGCCTCAAGCTCTCGTTTTACGACCAACCCCGACTCATCGAGACCGGTGCGCGCGTGGTTTGGAATCGCAAGGCCGCCCGATCCGACGTAGGGCTCGAAGGACACCAGTTGAACGGGGTCGTCTTCACTCTCACCGCTCCCCCCGAGCGCGCCCGGCTGGCCGCGTTGCTCCACTCCGACGGTTTCGAGCTGCTCTACGACCCTGACACGACGGAGTTCGATCGTCTCCAGCACTCACTCGCTTCCGAGCTCGCTCAGTTAGGAGACAAGCTCCGCAAGACCGTAGGTTCGCGCGAGAACGAGCCGGAATAGGCCCCCTTTCTTTACCTGCCCCAGGCGCTTCTGGTAACCTTCCCGCGCGGGTGCCGACCTATCGATACGAGCCATGAGAACGTGAGCCCTCTGCGGATCGCTATCGATGGCCGCAAGATCAACGACTTCGGCATTGGAACGTACCTCCGGAACCTGATTCGACTCCTTCCTCGACTCGACACGGTCAATGAGTTCCACGTGCTCTGCTACCGACAAGACGAAGACCTGCTGCGGTCCTTCTCCTCGGCCTGCCGGCCCGTCTTCGTCGGGGCGCAGAACTATTCTCTCTCCGAGCACTGGGCGATCCCTCTTGCCCTCAAGCGCATCCGTGCCGATCTGTTTCACTCTCCCCACTACGTGCTCCCCTTCGTCACTCCTTGCCCGGCGGTGGTAACCGTACACGACGTGATTCATCTGCTCTTTCCCCAGTACCTTCCCTCTCGATTCGCCACTCATTATGCGCGTTACATGATCGGCCGCGCTCTCTCCCATGCGAAGCTGGTGATGACGGTATCGAACGCCTCCAAGCGGGATCTCCTGGGTTTCTTCGACATCGACGGCGACAAGATTCGAGTGATACCGAACGGCATCGATCCGGCTCTCACGCGGGAGCTCGAACCGGAGGCCATCGAGCGCATTCGGCGGCGATTCCAGCTCACGGGACGAAACGCGCTCTTCGTCGGAAATATCAAGCCCCACAAGAACGTCGAACGGCTCATCGATGCCTTTGCGAGGCTGCGCGAGGACCCGGCATTCTCCGATCTGACTTTGATCGTGGTGGGCGAGGAGATCTCCAAATATCCAGCTCTCCGCCGGGCCGTCGAGCGCCACAACCTGAGGGCGTGCGTGCGTTTTTTCGGATTCGTGCCGGAAATGACCCTGGTGGGCCTGTACCGCGCGGCGGACATATTCGTCTTCCCCTCGCTCTACGAGGGCTTCGGGCTACCCCCTCTCGAAGCCATGGCCAACGGAACGCCCGTCGTGACTTCACGGATCTCGTCGCTTCCCGAAGTCGTGGGCGACGCGGCGATCACCGTCGACCCTTATGACATCGACGAGATCGCACATGCGATGAAATCGATTCTTACCGACGGGTCGCTGCGCAATCGCCTGATCGAAGCGGGCCACGCCCAAGCCCAGCGGTTCTCCTGGGAGAGCGCCGTGGCCCAGATCCATGCCGCCTATATGAGCGCTCTGGGAAAGAATTGACCGGCGCGGTGCGCGTCGCTCTGGTTCACGACTGGTTGACCGGGATGAGGGGCGGCGAGAAAGTCCTGGACGCTCTCGCCGAGCTGTTTCCCGAGGCAACCTTGTTCACCCTTCTACACGTTCCCGGAACCACCAGCCCCAGAATCGAATCGCTTCCGATTCGAACGGCCTTTACCCAGAGACTACCCGGGGTCGAGAAGCATTATCGTTGGTATCTTCCGCTGTTTCCCTGGGCGATCGAATCGCTCGACCTGGAGGGGTTCGACCTCGTCGTCTCGAGCTCGCACTGCGCCGCCAAAGGCATTTTCCCACCTATCCAGGGGTTGCACATCTGCTATTGCCACACCCCAATGCGTTACGTTTGGGATCGGTTCGTGGACTATTTCGGCACCGGCCCCGCGGCGCGTTTCGTCTATGGCCCGATCGCACGACGCCTTCGTGAATGGGATAGGGCGTCCAGCCGGCGCGTCCACCACTTCGTCGCGAACAGCCGCTTCGTCGCCGAGCGAATCCGCCGCTATTACGACCGCACCGTCGATGCCATCATTCCGCCTCCGGTCGATACCGAGTTCTTCGCGCCGAGAGAAGGACCACCGGACTCCTACTATCTGGTGGTCTCGGCGCTCGTTCCTTACAAGCGAATCGATCTGGCTCTCGAGGCCTTTCGCGGTCGGCCGGAGTCGCTCGTCGTCG includes:
- a CDS encoding glycosyltransferase family 2 protein; this translates as MELTVVIVSYNARAELEKCLAALFSRTHLDSLEVVVADNASDDGSREMLAELFAARIRLIPCEANLGFGRASNLGWRQAKSSLVLFLNPDAIVGERALDRMVSVLHQRPEVGVVGPLLRYEDGAVQMSAGQMMSLAAEIGQKAWNRGYARGRGPLKKAVERMYSRERFVDWVSGACLMTRRDLLETTGGFDETFFLYAEDVDLCARIRATGARVLFTPRAEVVHLVGRSVAKDRSRAIFEAQRSRLYFYDKHHGGLQAALLRVYLAMKSVVAFLLWPRDRDAHRNVLRLILSGVDR
- a CDS encoding glycosyltransferase produces the protein MKITLATPSSPRPGVVTGNEVTAARWASIFTDLGHSVVSSPDEADLLVALHARRSAPAVRAFHDRPVIVALTGTDLYQDLPGDEDARESLRRASRVVVLQPGALDVLDAPTRMKTVVIYQSARPLHGVAKVEDAFQVCLIAHLREVKDPFVAAEATRRLPADSRLRLVHAGAAFSEPMRLRASELVTLNPRYLWLGGIGHLESRRVIARSHLMLLTSRFEGGANALSEALAADVPIVACRAPGVEGLLGGSYPGLFGSGEIDELVRLLISAEQDAGFRTDLENACRSLATLVDPALEKSAWAQLLAGVSGSGATFG
- a CDS encoding membrane dipeptidase → MILDALGEIRLTHPMKLIAEILASGTSSVTVTLSDPKTYGETAFDEALQAIEAYERHIHEHSDYLSKATSVEDVDRAVERGRLAIFYQFQNSTPLQKDLDRVDHFHDLGVRSIQLTYNYQNYVGSGCRERDNRGITTFGIELIERMNARGMLIDASHASMATMADAIEISKQPIIVSHTACESVHHHVRNTTDENLRRLADKGGLVGICQIRPFLTTATTENLGAYFDHIDHAVTIAGIDHVCIGSDRDHRVIEDTSEEIRQLQEEEGPQFQPEHWPLYISELNGPRRMEVVVAGLSRRGYSDDAIEKILGANLYRLYSEVFR
- a CDS encoding PilZ domain-containing protein, which encodes MPSTEPQYTKPRKSRRLAPRRSATAALYQGEQQFAYGVVTNVSVSGACIVTDGSLSPGMDVGLKLSFYDQPRLIETGARVVWNRKAARSDVGLEGHQLNGVVFTLTAPPERARLAALLHSDGFELLYDPDTTEFDRLQHSLASELAQLGDKLRKTVGSRENEPE
- a CDS encoding glycosyltransferase family 1 protein, producing MSPLRIAIDGRKINDFGIGTYLRNLIRLLPRLDTVNEFHVLCYRQDEDLLRSFSSACRPVFVGAQNYSLSEHWAIPLALKRIRADLFHSPHYVLPFVTPCPAVVTVHDVIHLLFPQYLPSRFATHYARYMIGRALSHAKLVMTVSNASKRDLLGFFDIDGDKIRVIPNGIDPALTRELEPEAIERIRRRFQLTGRNALFVGNIKPHKNVERLIDAFARLREDPAFSDLTLIVVGEEISKYPALRRAVERHNLRACVRFFGFVPEMTLVGLYRAADIFVFPSLYEGFGLPPLEAMANGTPVVTSRISSLPEVVGDAAITVDPYDIDEIAHAMKSILTDGSLRNRLIEAGHAQAQRFSWESAVAQIHAAYMSALGKN
- a CDS encoding glycosyltransferase, with translation MRVALVHDWLTGMRGGEKVLDALAELFPEATLFTLLHVPGTTSPRIESLPIRTAFTQRLPGVEKHYRWYLPLFPWAIESLDLEGFDLVVSSSHCAAKGIFPPIQGLHICYCHTPMRYVWDRFVDYFGTGPAARFVYGPIARRLREWDRASSRRVHHFVANSRFVAERIRRYYDRTVDAIIPPPVDTEFFAPREGPPDSYYLVVSALVPYKRIDLALEAFRGRPESLVVVGSGPSRRRLESLAGPNVSFRGWVDREELRDLYRGCRAVILPGVEDFGIVPLEAQACGRPVVALGEGGALETVIDGETGVLFSEKTGKAVSDAIDKVSSLRLNSSVLRDWALGFSLERFKSRMRTFVRERTGAPMKETTDG